A stretch of Oncorhynchus mykiss isolate Arlee chromosome 12, USDA_OmykA_1.1, whole genome shotgun sequence DNA encodes these proteins:
- the LOC110536817 gene encoding polypeptide N-acetylgalactosaminyltransferase 9-like — MAGARRIKTLLTLNICVFVGIILFSIYCRIQDRSEEFMKNGRTTEQRSNRRNGKITNFVDKQAILQRLEHLEDVVYHQLNGLGKPVGLLEGQMGLRQGQARNPATLRNPVRDPDGGKYKDYGYNAQLSNQIPLDRSIPDYRPKKCKLMTYPDDLPQMTVVFIFVNEALSVILRSVNSLVNHTPAYVLKEIILVDDNSDSVDLKLNLDQYVNKNYPGLVKIVRNSRREGLIRARILGWKAATAPVVGFFDAHVEFNTAWSEPILTRIREDRTRIILPSIDNIKHNTFEVQQYANAAHGYNWGLWCMYIIPPQAWLDRGDQTAPIRTPAMIGCSFVVNREYFREIGLLDPGMEVYGGENIELGMRVWQCGGSMEVLPCARVAHIERTKKPYNNDIDYYAKRNALRAAEVWMDDYKSHVYMAWNIPINNPGVDFGDVSERIALRKKLQCRSFQWYLQNVYPEMRVYNDTITYGEVRNSKASGYCLDQGPDDDSSPILYPCHGMTSQLARYTSVGLLQLGPLGSTTFLPNTKCLVDEGRGRTPSLNKCEGMSRSSQRLWDFTQNGPIISRDTGRCLEVEMSREASFGLRLVVQRCSGQKWTIRNWIKPPRH; from the exons ATGGCTGGGGCACGGCGGATAAAAACTTTGTTGACTTTAAACATCTGCGTTTTTGTGGGCATTATACTGTTCTCGATTTACTGCAGAATTCAGGATCGCTCAGAGGAATTCATGAAAAACGGCAGGACTACTGAGCAAAGATCTAACCGTAGAAATGGAAAAATCACTAACTTTGTAGACAAGCAGGCAATTCTTCAAAGGCTCGAACATCTTGAGGACGTGGTCTACCATCAATTAAACG GGCTGGGAAAGCCGGTTGGATTGCTGGAGGGACAAATGGGTCTGAGACAGGGGCAGGCCAGGAACCCTGCAACCCTGAGAAACCCTGTCCGTGACCCAGATGGGGGAAAATACAAAGATTATGGTTACAATGCACAGCTGAGCAATCAAATCCCTCTGGATAGATCCATTCCCGACTACAGGCCGAAAAA GTGCAAGCTGATGACTTACCCAGATGACCTCCCTCAGATGACGGTGGTATTCATCTTTGTAAACGAGGCCTTGTCTGTGATCCTACGGTCAGTCAACAGCCTGGTCAATCACACACCTGCATACGTCCTCAAGGAGATCATCCTGGTGGACGACAACAGTGACAGTG tgGACCTAAAGCTGAACCTGGATCAGTATGTGAATAAGAATTATCCAGGCCTAGTGAAGATTGTCAGAAATAGCAGACGAGAGGGACTTATACGGGCCAGAATCCTTGGATGGAAAGCAGCCACTGCACCAGTTGTTGGCTTCTTTGACGCACATGTTGAGTTCAACACAGCATG GTCAGAGCCAATCCTAACAAGAATCAGGGAGGATCGAACACGTATTATTCTGCCGTCGATCGACAACATCAAGCACAACACGTTTGAGGTGCAGCAGTATGCTAACGCAGCCCATGGCTACAACTGGGGCCTGTGGTGTATGTACATCATACCCCCTCAGGCCTGGCTGGACAGAGGAGATCAGACGGCCCCCATCAG GACCCCTGCCATGATTGGCTGTTCCTTTGTGGTGAACAGAGAATACTTTAGAGAGATTGGCCTTCTAGACCCAGGCATGGAGGTGTatggaggagagaacattgagTTGGGCATGAGG GTATGGCAGTGCGGAGGGAGTATGGAGGTTTTACCTTGTGCTCGGGTGGCACACATTGAACGCACCAAGAAACCCTACAACAACGACATTGATTACTATGCCAAGCGCAATGCCTTGAGGGCAGCCGAGGTATGGATGGATGACTACAAATCCCATGTATACATGGCCTGGAATATCCCCATCAAT AACCCTGGGGTTGATTTTGGAGATGTTTCTGAGAGAATCGCCTTGAGGAAGAAATTGCAATGTCGCAGTTTCCAGTGGTACTTGCAGAATGTGTATCCAGAGATGCGAGTGTACAACGACACCATCACCTACGGTGAGGTACGGAACAGCAAGGCCAGTGGCTATTGCTTAGACCAaggaccagatgatgacagcagTCCAATTCTCTACCCGTGCCATGGCATGACATCTCAG CTGGCCCGTTACACCTCAGTGGGGCTTCTGCAGCTAGGTCCCCTGGGCTCCACTACGTTCCTGCCCAACACCAAGTGTCTGGTGGATGAGGGACGAGGGAGGACGCCAAGTCTAAATAAATGTGAGGGAATGTCACGCTCATCACAGAGGCTTTGGGACTTTACTCAG AATGGCCCAATAATCAGCAGAGACACTGGTCGTTGTTTGGAAGTAGAGATGTCCAGAGAGGCCAGCTTCGGCCTGCGCCTGGTGGTCCAGagatgctctggtcagaagtGGACTATTAGGAACTGGATCAAACCTCCACGACACTGA